Proteins found in one Thermaerobacter subterraneus DSM 13965 genomic segment:
- a CDS encoding carboxypeptidase-like regulatory domain-containing protein, with amino-acid sequence MRQAEQASRWRRPVAWVASLALVVATGGGVLLGGGPAAKAAGPRLPGSEKVQEATQGVPAAGGSTSRDAPAASARLATATTGMLSGSLGVVTGTAAGTAGTIAATAGEAAGQLAGAPTGGTGGEAVEGTVDQAGQTAGGAAGTLAGDPLGSLVEGVAGTVEGAAGTLTGAILGTAGDLLSTGGGGDQDGNTGSGPSLKLQIGDQNVEVSLDGGLRISPDPTGGLLSGSDGGNGDQSDSDVSGGGPGGGSGDSGPSGGGGDEPVRVDLPTGTITGLVCDALSGLPIPGATVSVGEELGAALGIARTDLGGNFSLDIGRTSSGRLTITASAGGYAVATSGPVTLGPDGTATVKVCLERASTGPQNPPGDQPGEDGDGGSPPGGPGGGTPGPGTGPGTGGSGGGSTGSGPGGSGGTGDERASWGSLPFTGGNGLAFLLAGSLAAGAGLAVRRWALNGGARGVRAACGTMTEAGVAGPFPAGMAAGAPAPPEGGEPAPSC; translated from the coding sequence ATGCGGCAAGCGGAACAGGCCTCCCGCTGGCGGCGCCCGGTGGCCTGGGTCGCCAGCCTTGCCCTGGTGGTGGCCACCGGTGGCGGCGTCCTGCTGGGAGGGGGGCCGGCGGCCAAGGCAGCCGGCCCGCGCCTGCCCGGCTCGGAGAAGGTGCAGGAGGCGACCCAGGGGGTACCGGCCGCCGGCGGCAGCACGTCGCGGGATGCGCCAGCGGCATCCGCCAGGCTGGCGACGGCAACGACGGGCATGCTGTCCGGCAGCCTCGGCGTGGTGACCGGGACCGCCGCAGGAACCGCCGGCACCATCGCCGCCACCGCCGGCGAGGCCGCCGGCCAGCTGGCGGGCGCCCCTACCGGAGGGACAGGCGGTGAGGCCGTCGAGGGCACGGTGGACCAGGCGGGCCAGACGGCCGGTGGGGCGGCCGGGACCCTGGCGGGAGACCCGCTCGGCTCCCTGGTGGAGGGGGTGGCCGGGACCGTGGAAGGCGCCGCCGGCACCCTGACCGGCGCCATCTTGGGCACGGCCGGCGACCTCCTGTCCACGGGGGGAGGCGGAGACCAGGACGGCAACACGGGTAGCGGGCCCTCCTTGAAGCTGCAGATCGGCGACCAGAACGTGGAGGTCAGCCTGGACGGCGGCCTCCGCATCAGCCCGGACCCGACGGGGGGGCTCCTGTCAGGTTCGGACGGCGGCAATGGGGACCAGTCCGACAGCGACGTGTCCGGCGGTGGACCCGGCGGTGGGTCCGGCGATAGCGGCCCGTCCGGCGGGGGAGGGGATGAGCCGGTGCGGGTCGACCTGCCCACGGGCACCATCACCGGCCTGGTGTGCGACGCCCTGAGCGGTCTTCCCATCCCGGGCGCCACGGTGTCGGTGGGCGAGGAACTGGGCGCCGCGCTGGGGATCGCCCGGACCGACCTGGGCGGGAACTTCAGCCTGGACATCGGACGCACCTCCAGCGGCCGGTTGACCATCACCGCCAGCGCCGGAGGATACGCCGTGGCCACTTCCGGCCCCGTCACCCTGGGGCCCGACGGCACGGCCACGGTGAAGGTCTGCCTGGAGCGCGCCAGCACCGGCCCCCAAAACCCTCCCGGCGATCAGCCCGGTGAGGACGGTGACGGGGGATCGCCACCCGGCGGCCCGGGCGGTGGCACTCCCGGCCCTGGTACGGGACCGGGCACGGGCGGGTCAGGTGGCGGGTCCACCGGCAGCGGCCCCGGCGGCAGCGGCGGTACCGGCGACGAGCGGGCCAGCTGGGGCAGCCTGCCGTTCACCGGCGGCAACGGCCTGGCCTTTCTGCTCGCCGGCTCCTTGGCGGCCGGCGCCGGCCTGGCCGTTCGGCGGTGGGCACTGAACGGTGGCGCCCGGGGCGTGCGGGCAGCCTGCGGGACGATGACGGAGGCGGGTGTTGCCGGCCCATTCCCCGCCGGCATGGCGGCCGGCGCGCCCGCACCGCCGGAGGGCGGCGAGCCCGCCCCATCCTGCTGA
- a CDS encoding class E sortase, translating into MAVRVTRRWWGTLAGWVLVLVGVALATAPALQWVYGAGWQAHLKAQLVRPGPDDPGGDPGEPAAPGLGPAGRIWASPAADRLLELLGRWLGGLERLLGWLRELLTEAGVPDGWLAWWWEDPGLAATAAVPGSGELRGGELQAAPGRGAGGAGGDAAAGREAAAREPGQPVARLVIPRAGVDAVVLYGTSRAVLARGPGIYPEAELPGPGARVAIAAHRTTYGAWFRHLDRLQPGDALALWYQGRWYRYTARRVFATHRNDWRAVLEGPRPGLILTTCHPPGSSRQRLVVYAELTGVTP; encoded by the coding sequence GTGGCAGTGCGGGTCACGCGCCGGTGGTGGGGAACCCTGGCGGGCTGGGTCCTCGTCCTGGTGGGGGTCGCCCTGGCCACGGCGCCCGCCTTGCAGTGGGTGTACGGCGCCGGCTGGCAGGCCCACCTGAAGGCGCAGTTGGTACGGCCGGGTCCGGATGATCCGGGCGGGGACCCGGGGGAACCCGCGGCGCCGGGCTTGGGGCCTGCCGGCCGGATCTGGGCGTCCCCCGCCGCGGACCGGCTCCTCGAGCTCCTTGGCCGCTGGTTGGGCGGGCTCGAAAGGCTTCTCGGCTGGTTGCGGGAGCTCCTGACCGAGGCGGGCGTGCCTGACGGGTGGCTGGCCTGGTGGTGGGAAGACCCCGGCCTGGCCGCCACGGCGGCCGTCCCTGGCTCCGGGGAGCTCCGCGGCGGGGAGCTCCAGGCGGCACCCGGGCGGGGCGCCGGAGGCGCCGGCGGAGACGCGGCGGCTGGCCGCGAAGCGGCCGCCCGGGAACCGGGGCAGCCCGTGGCGCGGCTGGTGATCCCGCGGGCCGGTGTGGACGCCGTGGTCCTTTACGGTACGAGCCGGGCCGTCCTGGCGCGCGGACCCGGCATCTACCCGGAGGCCGAGCTGCCCGGACCTGGGGCCCGGGTGGCCATCGCCGCCCACCGGACCACCTATGGCGCCTGGTTCCGTCACCTCGACCGGCTGCAGCCCGGCGATGCCCTCGCCCTGTGGTATCAGGGCCGCTGGTACCGGTACACTGCCCGCCGCGTCTTCGCCACCCACCGCAACGACTGGCGGGCGGTGCTGGAGGGGCCCCGGCCGGGGCTCATCCTCACCACCTGTCACCCGCCGGGTTCGTCCCGGCAGCGGCTGGTGGTGTATGCCGAACTGACCGGCGTTACGCCGTAA
- a CDS encoding cystathionine gamma-synthase: MPVEPVPARSQGGAVPDPEGTLPVPRLQPATRVVHAGVRRDPRTGSVAVPIYQTATYEHPGPGQTTGWDYSRLHNPTREAFEEAVNGLEEGFAALAFASGMAALTAVLHLFRPGDHLVVTEDLYGHTWRVLDELFRHLGIGYTLADTTDAAAVAGSLTPATRAVLVESPTNPLMRVADLDGLAALCRHHRLWLLVDSTLFTPLFQRPLTRGADVVIHSASKYLAGHNDLVAGVAVAATPALADELTSVRTVTGGILGPHDAWLAVRGLKTLALRMAQAQHNALTLAHWLAAHPAVAAVYYPGLPSSPFFRRCRQQAEGFGAMLSFRLQDAGRAGHVLQRLRLILFAESFGGVESLITHPASTTHREMPAALRERLGIDEGLLRLSVGIEAVDDLAADLEQALEGPSALSLAEARARAEAILAGRARQEA, translated from the coding sequence ATGCCGGTTGAACCGGTCCCCGCCCGGTCCCAGGGCGGGGCGGTCCCGGACCCGGAGGGGACCCTCCCCGTCCCCCGGCTGCAGCCCGCCACCCGGGTGGTGCACGCGGGCGTGCGCCGCGACCCCCGCACCGGGTCCGTGGCCGTGCCCATCTACCAGACGGCCACCTACGAGCACCCGGGGCCCGGCCAGACCACCGGCTGGGATTACAGCCGGCTGCACAACCCCACCCGGGAAGCCTTCGAAGAGGCGGTCAACGGGCTGGAAGAAGGCTTCGCCGCCCTGGCTTTCGCCTCCGGTATGGCCGCCCTCACGGCGGTGCTGCACCTCTTCCGGCCCGGCGACCACCTGGTGGTGACCGAGGACCTGTACGGCCACACCTGGCGGGTGCTGGACGAGCTGTTCCGCCACCTGGGCATCGGCTACACCCTGGCCGACACCACCGACGCCGCGGCCGTGGCGGGCTCCTTGACGCCGGCGACCCGCGCCGTGCTGGTGGAGAGCCCGACCAACCCCCTCATGCGGGTGGCCGACCTGGACGGGCTGGCCGCCCTGTGCCGGCACCATCGCCTGTGGCTGCTGGTGGATTCGACCCTGTTCACGCCCCTCTTCCAGCGGCCCCTCACCCGGGGCGCCGACGTGGTGATCCACAGCGCCAGCAAGTACCTGGCCGGCCACAACGACCTGGTGGCGGGCGTGGCCGTGGCGGCGACCCCGGCCCTGGCGGACGAACTGACCTCCGTGCGCACCGTCACGGGCGGTATCCTGGGGCCCCACGACGCCTGGCTGGCCGTGCGGGGCCTCAAGACCCTGGCGCTGCGCATGGCCCAGGCCCAGCACAACGCCCTGACCCTGGCCCACTGGCTGGCGGCCCACCCGGCGGTGGCGGCGGTGTACTATCCGGGGCTGCCGTCAAGCCCCTTCTTCCGGCGCTGCCGGCAGCAGGCGGAGGGCTTCGGGGCGATGCTCAGCTTCCGCTTGCAGGATGCCGGCCGGGCCGGCCACGTGCTGCAGCGGCTCCGGCTCATTCTCTTCGCGGAAAGCTTCGGCGGCGTGGAGAGCCTGATCACCCACCCCGCCAGCACCACCCACAGGGAGATGCCTGCCGCCCTGCGGGAGCGGCTGGGCATCGACGAGGGGCTGCTGCGGCTTTCGGTGGGTATCGAAGCGGTGGACGACCTGGCCGCCGACCTGGAGCAGGCGCTGGAGGGGCCGTCGGCCCTGTCCCTGGCGGAGGCCCGCGCCCGGGCCGAAGCCATCCTGGCCGGCCGGGCGCGGCAGGAGGCGTGA
- a CDS encoding methylenetetrahydrofolate reductase codes for MPFAPDPAPRTLPAVSPGPALPALADGDPSWALAARPVRPSPAGDSPSGGGPAPSQPCPGAPGGPRGTAREEEEPALGTALLPLTEPAAVEGVHLAAIRAGARLVRTATRWASPWWLPSTSPERIEEINLWAAKLARSARELAGRPCLVAGLLGPLPATAAAGGSTEPEAVLEGYRRQVAGLLAGGVDLFWVEARHPLEAGLALKAVREAARLPVGVLLVGEGEPPDALPSPWLEAFHSAGWPDALGVATGGGPARAARWLAAVRRAGWSGPLWVTLGRLDDGPEPVARGLAGPKPATQDTGGWDAWDALRLLGPGWVGGTGPWQPADLEALAGRIQAVHPEPEGPAPALPVLGPLNRTGSGSGPAGPGAGHPDAGHPDAGKQAASLPAAAHWGRSRPAGAGSLPGATTSGAGGATGPGSPAPLREKLGRRFVISVELDPPRGPVATKFLADARTVAAAGADAVNVGDSPMARPRMAAWAGALLARSAGIDAIMHCTTRDRNLMALQADLLAAHALGVRNVLALTGDHPRLGSSGASPVYDVDSIGLLEVLAALRRGEDPRGNALGAPADFTVACALSPSADDLDQELDRFRRKLAVGVVDFVMTQPLYELEPLERVLDRLGGCPVPLVMGVMPLHSGRHAHYLHHQVPGISIPARIREALDRAGERGLEVGLQLAEEVVEAARPYIAGVYVVISYGKAEPVAEFVRRLRAWLDGPLPAAAARGPAARSPEEVRHHAG; via the coding sequence GTGCCCTTCGCCCCGGATCCGGCTCCCCGAACCCTGCCGGCGGTGAGTCCTGGACCCGCTCTGCCCGCCCTGGCCGATGGCGACCCCTCCTGGGCCCTGGCCGCCCGCCCGGTCCGGCCCTCCCCCGCGGGCGACAGCCCGTCCGGCGGCGGACCCGCGCCGTCCCAGCCGTGCCCCGGGGCGCCCGGGGGGCCCCGGGGCACGGCCCGGGAGGAGGAAGAACCGGCTCTAGGCACCGCCCTCCTTCCCCTCACCGAACCCGCCGCGGTGGAAGGCGTCCACCTGGCGGCCATCCGGGCCGGAGCCCGCCTGGTCCGCACCGCCACCCGCTGGGCCAGCCCCTGGTGGCTGCCGTCCACGTCCCCGGAGCGGATCGAGGAGATCAACCTCTGGGCCGCCAAGCTGGCGCGGTCCGCCCGGGAGCTGGCCGGGCGGCCCTGCCTGGTGGCGGGGTTGTTGGGACCGCTGCCCGCCACCGCCGCTGCCGGCGGCAGCACCGAGCCGGAGGCCGTCCTGGAAGGATACCGCCGCCAGGTGGCCGGGCTGCTGGCAGGGGGCGTCGACCTGTTCTGGGTCGAAGCCCGCCACCCCCTGGAGGCCGGCCTTGCCCTGAAGGCCGTGCGGGAGGCGGCCCGGTTGCCGGTGGGTGTCCTGCTGGTGGGGGAGGGGGAGCCGCCGGATGCCCTCCCCTCCCCCTGGCTGGAGGCGTTCCACTCGGCCGGCTGGCCCGACGCCCTGGGTGTGGCCACCGGCGGCGGGCCGGCACGGGCGGCCCGCTGGCTGGCGGCGGTGCGGCGGGCCGGGTGGAGCGGCCCGCTGTGGGTCACCCTGGGACGGCTGGACGACGGGCCCGAACCTGTGGCCCGTGGGCTGGCCGGCCCCAAGCCGGCCACCCAGGACACCGGCGGGTGGGATGCGTGGGATGCCCTGCGCCTCCTCGGACCCGGCTGGGTGGGTGGAACCGGCCCCTGGCAGCCCGCGGACCTGGAGGCTCTGGCCGGCCGCATCCAAGCGGTCCACCCGGAGCCGGAGGGCCCGGCCCCGGCCCTGCCGGTCCTAGGCCCTCTGAACCGGACGGGTTCGGGCAGCGGCCCCGCCGGGCCGGGCGCCGGCCATCCTGACGCCGGCCATCCTGACGCCGGCAAGCAGGCCGCCTCCTTGCCCGCCGCTGCCCATTGGGGCAGGAGCCGGCCTGCCGGTGCAGGCTCCCTCCCAGGCGCAACCACCAGCGGCGCGGGCGGGGCCACCGGCCCCGGAAGCCCCGCTCCGCTGCGGGAGAAGCTGGGGCGCCGGTTCGTCATCAGCGTCGAGCTGGATCCGCCGCGGGGTCCGGTGGCCACCAAGTTCCTGGCCGATGCCCGCACTGTGGCGGCGGCCGGAGCCGATGCCGTCAACGTGGGCGACAGCCCCATGGCCCGGCCGCGGATGGCGGCCTGGGCCGGTGCCCTGCTGGCCCGCAGCGCCGGCATCGACGCCATCATGCACTGCACCACCCGGGACCGGAACCTGATGGCCCTGCAGGCCGACCTGCTGGCCGCCCATGCCCTGGGCGTCCGCAACGTCCTGGCCCTGACGGGCGACCATCCCCGCCTGGGTTCCAGCGGCGCCTCCCCGGTCTACGACGTGGACTCCATCGGCCTGCTGGAGGTGCTGGCGGCCCTGCGCCGGGGCGAGGATCCCCGGGGCAACGCCCTGGGGGCGCCGGCCGACTTCACCGTGGCCTGCGCCCTGAGCCCGTCGGCGGACGATCTGGACCAGGAGCTGGACCGCTTCCGCCGCAAGCTGGCGGTGGGCGTGGTGGACTTCGTCATGACCCAGCCCCTCTACGAGCTGGAGCCCCTGGAGCGGGTCCTGGACCGGCTGGGCGGGTGCCCGGTACCCCTCGTCATGGGCGTGATGCCCCTGCACAGCGGCCGCCACGCCCATTACCTGCACCATCAGGTACCCGGGATCTCCATCCCCGCCCGGATCCGCGAGGCCCTGGACCGGGCCGGCGAGCGGGGTCTGGAGGTGGGCCTCCAGCTGGCCGAGGAAGTGGTGGAGGCGGCCCGGCCCTACATTGCCGGGGTCTACGTGGTGATCTCCTACGGGAAGGCGGAGCCGGTGGCCGAGTTCGTCCGGCGCTTGCGGGCATGGCTTGACGGCCCCCTTCCCGCGGCGGCAGCCCGGGGCCCGGCAGCCCGGAGCCCGGAGGAGGTGCGCCACCATGCCGGTTGA
- the menA gene encoding 1,4-dihydroxy-2-naphthoate octaprenyltransferase, protein MHQADEHGPAMARAAAAGAGAEAPTARSWRLLARAWFQASRPHLKPVTIIPVLVGILVAGGEGHFDPWLALLTMLGSLAIHAGTDMANDYFDYIMYEGDAPFTGGSGVIQAGWLSPDSLRRGAWATFGFGALVGGYLAARTGWPALAFGLLGIASGLFYTAPPVRYGYRGLGEVMVGLNMGAVLVLGSYYVQARTLSLEALVASLPLVSLVALILYAESIHDIEEDRATGKMTVAARLGETRALRLYFGWVAATAVLIVAGVAAGRLPALVLVTLVPAARCLRQAPLFLARPYRHQDLYRLGRLALGLYKAAGVSLVAGYGWWWLRSALWS, encoded by the coding sequence GTGCACCAGGCGGACGAACACGGCCCGGCCATGGCACGGGCGGCGGCCGCGGGCGCAGGGGCCGAGGCGCCCACCGCCCGCTCCTGGCGCCTGCTGGCCCGGGCCTGGTTCCAGGCCAGCCGCCCCCACCTCAAGCCGGTCACCATCATCCCCGTGCTGGTGGGGATCCTGGTGGCCGGCGGGGAGGGCCACTTCGACCCCTGGCTGGCGCTGCTCACCATGCTGGGCAGCCTGGCCATCCACGCCGGCACCGACATGGCCAACGACTACTTCGACTACATCATGTACGAGGGCGATGCGCCCTTCACCGGCGGCAGCGGCGTGATCCAGGCGGGGTGGCTCAGCCCGGACAGCCTGCGCCGGGGAGCCTGGGCCACCTTCGGCTTCGGCGCTCTGGTGGGCGGCTACCTGGCCGCCCGCACGGGCTGGCCCGCCCTGGCCTTCGGCCTGCTGGGCATCGCCAGCGGGCTCTTCTACACGGCTCCGCCCGTCCGCTACGGCTACCGCGGGCTCGGCGAGGTCATGGTGGGACTCAACATGGGCGCGGTGCTGGTGCTGGGTTCGTACTACGTCCAGGCCCGCACCCTTTCCCTGGAGGCGCTGGTGGCCTCCTTGCCCCTGGTGTCCCTGGTGGCCCTGATCCTCTATGCCGAGTCGATCCACGACATCGAAGAAGACCGGGCCACCGGCAAGATGACCGTAGCGGCGCGGCTGGGAGAGACGCGCGCCCTGCGCCTGTACTTCGGGTGGGTGGCGGCCACGGCGGTGCTGATCGTCGCCGGGGTGGCGGCCGGGCGGCTGCCCGCCCTGGTGCTGGTCACGCTGGTGCCCGCGGCCCGCTGCCTGCGGCAGGCCCCGCTCTTCCTGGCCCGGCCCTACCGGCACCAGGACCTTTACCGGCTGGGCCGGCTGGCCCTGGGGCTCTACAAGGCGGCGGGGGTCTCGCTGGTGGCGGGATACGGCTGGTGGTGGCTGCGGTCGGCCCTGTGGTCCTGA
- a CDS encoding isochorismate synthase → MTPLAREVPRLASLTGPVSRDLDRLHARARDQARRGRRPAVVSFTVAAEDLDPIALWEGAAILTHERALWSAPGGTMAMVALGAAAVLEAGPGPDAAAGPEAAGAGPAAPLAAIAPALASAWQALCEGALIDAPHGVWGTGPVVVGGFAFDPQEAADSLWAGFPAARFVLPELLVTRTGGGTWLTFNRVVVPGVVTAAERGAGTPAAAGAGGEGAGWVFPGGIRLRVPAAATTAAGERGRRWLSLLAVASTAGRRPGSGGTDPRGPAGAPGPGGPGKAEAGPGGRAGLQLAGAAGLGAAPGAPGWPGSAGGREGSGSSARPHGAGGFPSLLGARAVPGRDEWEAMLGAALDAIGRGELAKVVLARRLHLRAAAAFDPGTALRRLQAGYPECFIFAVARDRTVFLGATPERLVRLRDRRVETAAVAGSTARGATPEADAALARELLASPKEREEHALVVRMLRDTLGPVCRVLDVPAEPRLLQLRNVQHLYTPITGVVDGATVPELVARLHPTPALGGWPRERALAFIRRWEGGSRGWYAAPLGWFDHRGEGEMAVAIRSGVVRGPEAWLFAGCGVVAGSDPGREWQETALKLQPLAAALGVEPGAPEVDHGG, encoded by the coding sequence ATGACACCCTTGGCCAGGGAAGTGCCCCGTCTTGCGTCCCTCACGGGACCCGTCAGTCGCGATCTGGACCGGCTCCATGCCCGGGCCCGGGACCAGGCCCGGCGCGGGCGGCGGCCTGCCGTGGTGAGCTTTACCGTCGCCGCCGAGGACCTGGACCCCATCGCGCTGTGGGAGGGCGCCGCCATCCTGACCCACGAGCGGGCGCTCTGGTCTGCTCCGGGCGGCACCATGGCCATGGTCGCCCTGGGGGCGGCAGCCGTCCTGGAAGCCGGTCCAGGTCCGGATGCGGCGGCCGGGCCGGAAGCGGCCGGCGCCGGCCCCGCCGCGCCCCTGGCCGCCATCGCCCCGGCCCTGGCTTCCGCCTGGCAGGCCCTGTGCGAGGGTGCGCTCATCGATGCGCCCCACGGCGTGTGGGGAACGGGACCGGTGGTGGTGGGGGGCTTCGCCTTCGACCCCCAGGAGGCGGCGGATTCGCTGTGGGCCGGCTTCCCCGCGGCGCGCTTCGTCCTGCCGGAGCTGCTGGTCACCCGGACAGGCGGCGGGACCTGGCTCACCTTCAACCGGGTGGTGGTCCCCGGGGTGGTGACGGCGGCGGAGAGGGGGGCCGGGACCCCGGCCGCCGCGGGCGCGGGTGGCGAGGGAGCCGGGTGGGTTTTCCCCGGGGGCATCCGGCTGCGCGTGCCCGCGGCGGCCACCACCGCCGCCGGCGAGCGCGGCCGCCGCTGGCTCTCGCTGCTGGCCGTCGCTTCAACGGCCGGGCGGCGCCCGGGAAGCGGCGGGACGGACCCCCGAGGGCCTGCCGGTGCCCCGGGCCCTGGCGGGCCGGGCAAGGCGGAGGCCGGGCCAGGCGGCCGGGCCGGTCTTCAACTGGCCGGAGCCGCAGGGCTCGGTGCTGCGCCCGGTGCACCGGGCTGGCCTGGGTCAGCCGGCGGTCGGGAGGGGTCCGGTTCGTCCGCCCGGCCGCACGGGGCCGGTGGATTCCCGTCCCTGCTGGGTGCGCGGGCGGTGCCCGGCCGGGACGAGTGGGAGGCGATGCTCGGCGCGGCGCTGGACGCCATCGGCCGGGGCGAGCTGGCCAAGGTGGTCCTGGCGCGCCGCCTGCACCTGCGGGCCGCGGCGGCCTTCGATCCCGGGACGGCCCTGCGCCGGCTCCAGGCCGGTTACCCCGAATGCTTCATCTTCGCCGTGGCCCGAGACCGGACCGTCTTCCTGGGGGCCACGCCCGAACGGCTGGTGCGGCTGCGGGACCGGCGGGTCGAGACGGCCGCGGTGGCCGGTTCGACCGCGCGGGGGGCGACCCCTGAGGCCGACGCTGCCCTGGCCCGGGAGCTGCTGGCCAGTCCCAAGGAACGGGAAGAACATGCGCTGGTGGTGCGGATGCTGCGGGACACCCTGGGGCCGGTGTGCCGGGTGCTGGACGTCCCGGCGGAGCCCCGCCTGCTCCAGCTGCGGAACGTGCAGCACCTGTACACGCCCATCACGGGGGTGGTCGATGGCGCCACGGTGCCGGAGCTGGTGGCGCGGCTCCATCCCACACCGGCCCTGGGCGGCTGGCCGCGGGAGCGGGCCCTGGCGTTCATCCGTCGCTGGGAGGGCGGAAGCCGGGGCTGGTACGCGGCTCCCCTGGGCTGGTTCGACCACCGGGGGGAGGGGGAGATGGCGGTGGCCATCCGCTCGGGGGTGGTGCGGGGGCCCGAGGCGTGGCTCTTTGCCGGCTGCGGCGTGGTGGCGGGGTCGGACCCCGGGCGCGAATGGCAGGAGACGGCCCTGAAGCTGCAGCCGCTGGCCGCTGCCCTGGGGGTGGAACCCGGCGCCCCGGAGGTGGACCACGGTGGCTGA